One stretch of Amycolatopsis sp. NBC_00345 DNA includes these proteins:
- a CDS encoding antibiotic biosynthesis monooxygenase family protein, translating into MTAPGHTTAGVSTPVTLINAFSVPMTQQDRFLSRWKDNARLMASAPGFVRARMLRAMSDQAELTFVNVAEWESGTALDDARRNPEWLASIQRLINDPELDAKARPMVYQAVVNVEPGDELP; encoded by the coding sequence ATGACCGCTCCCGGACACACCACCGCCGGCGTGAGCACGCCGGTCACGCTGATCAACGCCTTCTCGGTGCCGATGACCCAGCAGGACCGGTTCTTGAGCCGCTGGAAGGACAACGCCCGCCTGATGGCGTCCGCCCCCGGATTCGTCCGCGCGCGCATGCTCCGCGCGATGAGCGACCAGGCGGAGCTGACCTTCGTCAACGTCGCCGAATGGGAGTCCGGCACCGCCCTCGACGACGCCCGGCGCAACCCCGAGTGGCTGGCCTCGATCCAGCGTCTGATCAACGACCCCGAGCTCGACGCCAAGGCCCGCCCGATGGTCTACCAGGCCGTTGTCAACGTGGAGCCCGGCGACGAACTGCCGTGA
- a CDS encoding WXG100 family type VII secretion target, whose translation MANIFGRDDIIRLLDTIRNKLLGNAVVVQEMAFAFAQNNTLDTAREKGVNAAVQAVSGTWSGRAADQFTTYANRVSGTLDHQQNAVASMSENLVKIAQCVITTYESALELVGTCASELAKIGIKGVLAALTVEIPIADFFTAKDVIDTVIDAFSTLVDKIGALFAKSVTTLGDFAAGSISLQQSATNFPELPEMPGNSGMNNEKQWRVNPTAFPE comes from the coding sequence GTGGCGAACATCTTCGGCCGTGACGACATCATCCGTTTGCTCGACACCATCCGGAACAAGTTGCTGGGCAATGCCGTCGTAGTGCAGGAAATGGCATTTGCCTTCGCTCAGAACAACACACTCGACACCGCGAGAGAAAAAGGCGTCAACGCAGCAGTCCAGGCAGTGAGCGGAACCTGGTCGGGCCGTGCAGCCGACCAGTTCACGACCTATGCTAATCGAGTCAGCGGCACCCTTGATCACCAGCAGAATGCCGTGGCGAGCATGTCCGAGAACCTTGTCAAGATCGCCCAATGTGTGATTACAACCTACGAAAGCGCTCTCGAACTTGTCGGCACCTGCGCGTCCGAGCTCGCCAAAATCGGCATCAAAGGAGTACTCGCGGCACTCACCGTGGAAATCCCCATCGCAGACTTCTTCACAGCTAAAGACGTAATAGACACGGTGATTGACGCCTTCAGTACACTGGTGGATAAGATCGGCGCCCTGTTCGCCAAATCAGTCACGACACTCGGCGATTTTGCGGCTGGCTCGATCAGCCTGCAGCAATCTGCCACCAATTTCCCAGAGCTGCCGGAGATGCCGGGCAACTCCGGCATGAACAACGAAAAGCAGTGGCGTGTCAACCCGACAGCGTTCCCGGAATGA
- a CDS encoding glycoside hydrolase family 1 protein: MLRRTLILALTAALVLITPLPANANAYAAGSWSRPFYWGVATAGFQSEGSAPDSNWSRYVAASGSVDPYGNADDFRHRYPEDIQLAAGLGVNTFRFSVEWARVEPQPGVWDEQELAYYDDVVRLVRAAGMTPMITLSHWAYPGWVADRGGFADPRVIGDFTGFVGKIVPRYRDLGVLWVTFNEPVTFLSQEIKIGALNPLLAPVWIADVVQAHRRAYDLIHQLDPTAKVTSNQAFYAGFNGLTDLVVMDQIRDKVDFIGFDYYYGVSLDNLTAINAASGDFWKVKMQPEGIYDALRYYAGRYPNLPLYIVENGMPTDDGKPRADGYTREAALRDSVFWVQRAKADGMNVIGYNYWSITDNYEWGSYRPRFGLYTVDVRTDPSLTRKPTAAVPVYRQTIADGGVPAGYRLVQGPGFCSLVDALTSCLAPANPDGPLARLG, translated from the coding sequence ATGTTGCGCCGGACGCTCATCCTCGCCCTCACCGCCGCGCTCGTGCTGATCACCCCGCTGCCCGCGAACGCCAACGCCTACGCCGCCGGCAGCTGGTCGCGCCCGTTCTACTGGGGTGTGGCCACCGCCGGGTTCCAGTCGGAGGGCAGCGCGCCCGACAGCAACTGGTCGCGTTACGTCGCGGCCTCCGGCAGCGTTGACCCGTACGGCAACGCCGACGACTTCCGCCATCGTTACCCCGAAGACATCCAGCTCGCCGCCGGCCTCGGGGTGAACACGTTCCGGTTCAGCGTCGAGTGGGCGCGCGTCGAGCCTCAGCCGGGGGTGTGGGACGAGCAGGAACTGGCCTATTACGACGACGTCGTCCGGCTCGTCCGGGCCGCGGGGATGACGCCGATGATCACGCTCAGCCATTGGGCCTACCCGGGCTGGGTCGCCGACCGCGGCGGGTTCGCCGATCCCCGCGTGATCGGCGACTTCACCGGTTTCGTGGGCAAGATCGTGCCGCGGTACCGCGACCTCGGCGTGCTGTGGGTGACCTTCAACGAGCCGGTCACCTTCCTCAGCCAGGAAATCAAGATCGGCGCGCTCAACCCGCTGCTCGCGCCCGTCTGGATCGCCGACGTCGTCCAAGCGCACCGTCGCGCGTACGACCTCATCCACCAGCTCGACCCGACCGCGAAGGTCACCAGCAACCAGGCGTTCTACGCCGGGTTCAACGGGCTGACCGACCTCGTCGTGATGGACCAGATCCGGGACAAGGTCGACTTCATCGGTTTCGACTACTACTACGGCGTCAGCCTCGACAACCTCACTGCGATCAACGCCGCCTCCGGGGACTTCTGGAAGGTCAAGATGCAGCCCGAGGGTATCTACGACGCGCTGCGCTACTACGCCGGCCGGTACCCGAACCTCCCGCTGTACATCGTGGAAAACGGGATGCCCACCGATGACGGCAAACCCCGCGCGGACGGTTACACCCGCGAAGCCGCGCTGCGGGACTCGGTCTTCTGGGTCCAGCGCGCCAAGGCCGACGGGATGAACGTGATCGGCTACAACTACTGGAGCATCACCGACAACTACGAGTGGGGCAGCTACCGCCCACGCTTCGGTCTGTACACAGTGGACGTCCGGACCGATCCTTCCCTCACCCGCAAGCCGACCGCCGCCGTCCCGGTGTACCGGCAGACCATCGCGGACGGCGGGGTGCCCGCCGGCTATCGGCTCGTGCAGGGGCCGGGCTTCTGCTCCCTCGTCGACGCGTTGACCAGCTGCCTCGCCCCCGCGAACCCGGACGGGCCGCTCGCTCGCTTGGGCTGA
- a CDS encoding ArsR/SmtB family transcription factor, whose translation MAQYSAVLDGVFVALADPTRRAVLRRLGRGPASVGDLAGEAPMTLPSFMKHVRVLESNGLIRTAKSGRVRTCELNRERFALVEDWLAEQRSIWTDRTDRLERFVTTPEEKQ comes from the coding sequence ATGGCTCAGTATTCAGCTGTGCTCGACGGTGTGTTCGTCGCGCTGGCCGACCCGACGAGGCGCGCGGTCCTCCGGCGGCTCGGCCGCGGGCCGGCGAGCGTCGGCGACCTGGCCGGGGAAGCCCCCATGACGTTGCCGTCGTTCATGAAGCACGTCCGGGTGCTCGAGTCGAACGGCCTGATCCGCACGGCGAAGTCCGGCCGGGTGCGCACCTGCGAACTGAACCGCGAACGGTTCGCGCTCGTCGAAGACTGGCTCGCGGAGCAGCGGAGCATCTGGACCGATCGCACCGACCGCCTGGAGCGGTTCGTCACCACCCCTGAGGAGAAGCAGTGA
- a CDS encoding MarR family winged helix-turn-helix transcriptional regulator yields the protein MQLDERGVFLLSQIGHHVAERMAVSLMPLGLQPAHFGVLSHLQADDGLTQQRLADKLGIHRNSMVGLVDDLEAHELVRRTRHPDDRRAYAVRLTDRARTVLREAEASANSMEAAVLAPLSEPERRRLIAMLHRVAVHAELLPGVHPGLQRRAAR from the coding sequence GTGCAGCTTGATGAACGCGGGGTGTTCCTGTTGTCCCAGATCGGCCACCACGTCGCGGAGCGGATGGCCGTGAGTCTCATGCCGCTGGGGCTCCAGCCGGCGCATTTCGGTGTCCTGTCCCATTTGCAGGCCGACGACGGGCTCACCCAGCAGCGCCTGGCGGACAAACTCGGCATCCACCGCAACTCGATGGTCGGACTGGTCGACGACCTCGAAGCGCACGAGCTGGTCCGCCGCACCCGTCACCCGGACGACCGCCGTGCCTACGCCGTCCGGCTGACCGACCGGGCCCGCACCGTGCTGCGCGAGGCCGAAGCCTCCGCGAACAGCATGGAGGCGGCCGTCCTCGCCCCCCTCAGCGAGCCGGAACGGCGGCGGCTCATCGCGATGCTGCACCGGGTCGCCGTACACGCCGAGCTGCTGCCGGGTGTCCATCCCGGACTGCAGCGGCGGGCGGCCCGCTGA
- a CDS encoding TetR family transcriptional regulator gives MTIMSGSPPAAPTDGGQYRQPIVAAAIELTARSGWSAVTMVRLAEVVGVSRQTVYNEVGSKAALAEAMVAHELDRFLSVVRAAFDRRPDDLVEAVYEAVRAVLELADDNTLLRAIASATHGADTELLPLLTTHADTLLTEARTTLIRRVESYRPPLDPDQLAAVIDLIVRTVLSHVMQPSDTPARTADSLAWIVGRVLEVPAGVSLRHRV, from the coding sequence GAGCGGATCACCTCCGGCCGCCCCGACCGACGGCGGCCAGTACCGGCAGCCGATCGTCGCCGCGGCGATCGAGCTGACCGCGCGGTCCGGCTGGTCGGCGGTCACGATGGTCCGGCTGGCCGAGGTCGTGGGCGTCAGCCGTCAGACCGTCTACAACGAGGTCGGCTCCAAGGCGGCGCTGGCGGAGGCGATGGTCGCGCACGAGCTGGACCGGTTCCTGTCGGTCGTCCGCGCCGCCTTCGACCGCCGTCCGGACGACCTCGTCGAAGCGGTCTACGAAGCGGTCCGCGCGGTCCTCGAACTGGCCGACGACAACACCCTGCTCCGCGCGATCGCCTCAGCCACGCACGGCGCCGACACCGAGCTGCTGCCCCTGCTGACCACCCACGCGGACACCCTCCTCACCGAGGCGCGGACGACACTCATCCGGCGCGTGGAGTCCTACCGGCCGCCGTTGGACCCCGACCAGCTCGCCGCGGTGATCGACCTGATCGTCCGGACGGTCCTGAGCCACGTCATGCAGCCTTCCGACACGCCGGCGCGCACGGCGGACAGTTTGGCCTGGATCGTGGGGCGTGTGCTTGAGGTGCCGGCCGGGGTTTCGTTGCGGCATCGGGTTTGA
- a CDS encoding DUF3558 domain-containing protein — translation MNSTKSAAILCALAAGSALLTACGPKQPTPILDQPPTPVRPGAAIPFTPVKQPLDPTPFEKAPCQILDKEQVAAVVADPPSDVQPFVSNDPTLFRCNWTSPRGPLVTILEPLVKPQNLTELAASRSSAEHGLEPWSEVSLDGYPVVIYHEFSGPNDCNVAVGISDAKMLQFSYRGETSPSHYWDKDRCGGVLKTAEFVLTNLRHH, via the coding sequence ATGAACTCGACGAAGTCCGCGGCCATTTTGTGCGCGCTGGCAGCGGGTTCCGCATTGCTCACCGCTTGCGGCCCGAAGCAGCCCACTCCGATCCTGGACCAGCCGCCCACCCCAGTAAGGCCGGGTGCCGCTATACCGTTCACTCCGGTAAAGCAGCCGCTGGATCCCACGCCGTTCGAGAAGGCCCCCTGCCAAATCCTGGACAAGGAACAAGTGGCCGCCGTAGTGGCTGACCCACCCAGCGACGTCCAGCCGTTCGTGAGCAACGACCCCACGTTGTTCCGCTGCAACTGGACTTCGCCGCGTGGACCGCTCGTCACCATTTTGGAACCGCTGGTGAAACCACAGAATCTCACCGAGCTCGCCGCGTCTCGATCGTCTGCGGAGCATGGCCTCGAGCCCTGGTCCGAAGTTTCCCTCGATGGCTACCCGGTTGTCATTTACCACGAATTCAGCGGACCCAATGACTGCAACGTCGCAGTCGGGATAAGCGACGCAAAGATGCTGCAATTCAGCTACCGAGGAGAGACCTCACCGTCACACTACTGGGACAAAGACCGCTGCGGCGGCGTACTCAAAACCGCAGAGTTCGTCCTCACCAACCTCCGCCACCACTAA
- a CDS encoding polysaccharide lyase family 7 protein codes for MKRTQRILLAAAVAGAFVPGFSTAAEAATPACSHPADVLDLANWKETLPTGSEGKPTEVSQPKLKTFSADPWFTTAAGCTGVQFRAAVNGVTTSGSGYPRSELREMSDGDGASWSTTKGTSTLTVDTSVTHLPADKPEVVVAQIHDSEDDVTVFRLEGSKLYVTKGDETHYKLADGNYKLGTRFTVRFVAADGRISAFYNGTKVADFAEKSSGDYFKAGVYTQANCDKSSPCSTENYGETVVYGLTVAHQDQ; via the coding sequence ATGAAACGGACCCAGCGGATCCTCCTCGCGGCGGCGGTGGCCGGCGCGTTCGTGCCAGGTTTTTCCACCGCGGCGGAAGCGGCGACACCAGCCTGCAGTCATCCGGCGGACGTGCTGGACCTGGCGAACTGGAAGGAAACCCTGCCCACCGGCTCGGAGGGCAAACCCACCGAGGTCAGCCAGCCCAAGCTGAAGACCTTCTCGGCCGACCCGTGGTTCACCACCGCCGCCGGCTGCACCGGAGTCCAGTTCCGGGCGGCGGTGAACGGGGTGACCACCAGCGGCAGCGGCTACCCGAGGTCGGAGCTGCGGGAGATGTCCGACGGCGACGGGGCGAGCTGGTCCACCACCAAGGGCACCAGCACGCTGACGGTCGACACCTCGGTCACCCACCTGCCCGCGGACAAGCCCGAGGTCGTCGTCGCCCAGATCCACGACAGCGAGGACGACGTGACCGTCTTCCGTCTCGAGGGCAGCAAGCTCTACGTCACCAAGGGCGACGAGACGCACTACAAACTCGCCGACGGCAACTACAAGCTCGGCACCCGGTTCACCGTCCGCTTCGTCGCCGCGGACGGCCGGATTTCGGCCTTCTACAACGGGACCAAGGTCGCGGACTTCGCGGAGAAGTCCTCGGGCGACTACTTCAAAGCGGGGGTCTACACCCAGGCCAACTGCGACAAATCTTCGCCGTGCAGCACGGAGAACTACGGCGAGACGGTGGTCTACGGGTTGACCGTCGCCCACCAGGACCAGTGA
- a CDS encoding right-handed parallel beta-helix repeat-containing protein yields the protein MSITRIVVSCAALALMLPFAGTASAAPVAAGAHAGNGPACTRHLAGTGSADAVRPGDVVCFDTAAKAKRLKITKGGTAQAPVTYSGAGQQVGGIDIDADYVVVDGYTMNEPSAPGIEVHGNGVTVQNNTVTAPKGDDGDGLRFFGDNITIKHNTISKTDNSTGAHADCMQTFATDEDDVASSHLVIDSNRCEQVDNMCLMAEGPNSEAGDGSGEGVSEDWTFSNNYCQTREASQTLMVDDVQHLTVTGNTWAAGPDHAIGLQNKSTDAHVKDNKLDPSIKCEVGIDKSSKPGYQGPTPGCDP from the coding sequence TTGTCCATCACCAGAATCGTTGTGAGCTGCGCCGCGCTGGCGCTGATGTTGCCGTTCGCGGGGACGGCCTCGGCCGCGCCCGTCGCGGCGGGGGCGCACGCCGGGAACGGGCCGGCCTGTACCCGGCACCTCGCCGGCACCGGGTCAGCCGACGCCGTGCGCCCCGGTGACGTCGTCTGCTTCGACACCGCGGCCAAGGCCAAGCGGCTGAAGATCACCAAGGGCGGCACGGCCCAGGCGCCCGTCACCTATTCCGGTGCCGGCCAGCAGGTGGGCGGGATCGACATCGACGCCGACTACGTGGTGGTCGACGGCTACACGATGAACGAGCCCTCGGCGCCCGGCATCGAGGTCCACGGAAACGGCGTGACCGTCCAGAACAACACCGTCACCGCGCCGAAGGGCGACGACGGGGACGGGCTGCGGTTCTTCGGGGACAACATCACCATCAAGCACAACACCATCAGCAAAACCGACAACAGCACCGGCGCCCACGCCGACTGCATGCAGACCTTCGCCACCGACGAGGACGACGTGGCCAGCAGCCACCTGGTCATCGACAGCAACCGGTGCGAGCAGGTCGACAACATGTGCCTGATGGCGGAGGGCCCGAACTCCGAGGCCGGCGACGGCAGCGGCGAGGGCGTTTCGGAAGACTGGACGTTCAGCAACAACTACTGCCAGACGCGCGAAGCCTCGCAGACGCTCATGGTCGACGACGTCCAGCACCTCACCGTCACCGGCAACACCTGGGCCGCCGGGCCGGACCACGCCATCGGCCTGCAGAACAAGTCGACCGACGCCCACGTCAAGGACAACAAGCTCGACCCGTCCATCAAGTGCGAGGTCGGCATCGACAAGTCCTCCAAGCCGGGTTACCAGGGCCCCACGCCCGGCTGCGACCCGTGA
- a CDS encoding YbaB/EbfC family nucleoid-associated protein gives MTAPRQPVGDLRQLQQQAGELDARLAAARHAARTADGLVTAVVTGQGKLVDLRIDDRALHGSAGQKLGLVIVQTIKNARDTARASSLPELNALFGKEPPTPPEPQPEWTPYAEEDRPEPAPPTSTRTPRRPDDEENFEEIDFLTDEEPETGRGHW, from the coding sequence ATGACCGCACCGCGCCAACCGGTCGGCGATCTCAGGCAGCTGCAGCAGCAAGCCGGCGAACTGGACGCCCGGCTCGCGGCTGCCCGGCACGCCGCGCGCACAGCCGACGGCCTGGTCACCGCCGTGGTGACCGGCCAGGGAAAGCTCGTGGACCTGCGGATCGACGACCGTGCGCTGCACGGTTCAGCCGGGCAGAAGCTGGGGCTCGTGATCGTCCAGACGATCAAGAACGCGCGCGATACCGCGCGGGCGTCGTCACTGCCGGAGTTGAACGCGCTGTTCGGCAAGGAGCCACCGACGCCGCCGGAGCCGCAGCCGGAGTGGACGCCCTATGCCGAGGAGGACCGCCCCGAGCCGGCTCCGCCGACGTCCACCAGGACGCCGCGCCGGCCGGACGACGAGGAGAACTTCGAGGAGATCGACTTCCTGACCGACGAAGAGCCGGAGACCGGACGGGGGCACTGGTGA
- a CDS encoding SRPBCC domain-containing protein, whose translation MNPDLDLGLDRIIRAPRKQVWSAWTEPANLAQWWIPAPTRCRVERLEARPGGAFVTLMSDDGDTFVPHLDACFLVVEEYERIVFTNAINSQWRPASPAPVPMTAEIVLRDHPDGTDYRVTVRHGDPAARARHADLGFADGWGTTTAQLARLAENGAGAGR comes from the coding sequence GTGAATCCCGACCTCGATCTCGGCCTCGACCGGATCATCCGCGCGCCCCGCAAGCAGGTGTGGAGCGCGTGGACCGAGCCCGCAAACCTGGCACAGTGGTGGATTCCCGCGCCGACCCGCTGCCGCGTCGAGCGCCTCGAAGCCCGGCCCGGCGGCGCGTTCGTCACGCTGATGAGCGACGACGGCGACACGTTCGTCCCGCACCTGGACGCCTGTTTCCTCGTGGTGGAGGAGTACGAGCGGATCGTCTTCACCAACGCGATCAACAGCCAATGGCGGCCCGCGAGCCCCGCCCCGGTCCCGATGACCGCCGAGATCGTCCTGCGGGATCACCCGGACGGCACCGACTACCGCGTCACCGTCCGCCACGGCGACCCCGCCGCCCGCGCCCGCCACGCCGACCTGGGCTTCGCCGACGGCTGGGGCACCACCACCGCCCAACTCGCCCGGCTGGCCGAGAACGGGGCCGGGGCCGGGCGATGA